AAACACTGGTTCGGAATGACAATACCTCGGACGACTGGAACAATATATTTGTAGACAACGACTTTGACCCCAACCTGGTGCAGCACTGCCACTTTTACGGCATGGTGCGCATCGGCAAACTGGAGCCTTACTTCCTGGAATTCCATAACCTCCGCCTGCCGGTAGGGCTGTATAACAGCACCATTGCCTCCTGTGATTTCGGGGACAATGTGGTGGTACAGAATGTGAACTTCCTCTCCCATTACATCATCGGCAACGAAGTGATCATTGCCAATGTAAATGAAATGGCTACTACAGACCACGCTAAATTCGGGAATGGTATTGTGAAGGAAGGTGAACCGGAAAGCGTACGCATCTGGCTGGAACTTTGCAACGAAAACGGTGGCAGGAGTGTAATGCCCTTCGATGGCATGCTGCCGGGAGATGCCTGGCTATGGACACGCAACCGGCATGATGCCGTACTGCAGGAGCAGTTCAAAGCCTTCACCGAAAAAGAGTTCGACAAAAAAAGAGGATACTACGGCATGGTGGGAGACCGCACCGTGATCAAGAACTGCAAGATCATCAAAGATGTAACCATCGGTACGGATGCTTATCTGAAAGGTGCCAATAAATTAAAGAACCTCACTGTCAACAGTGAAGCCGGCGCTCCTACACAGATAGGAGAAGGATGTGAAATGGTGAACGGGATCATTGGTCTTGGCTGCCGCGCTTTCTATGGCGTGAAAGCTGTTCGTTTTATCATGGCCTCACATTCGCAGTTAAAATATGGTGCACGGCTGATCAACTCATACCTGGGCAACAATGCTACGATCTCCTGCTGTGAAGTATTGAATTCACTGATCTTCCCGGCACATGAACAACATCATAACAACTCCTTCCTCTGTGCCGCATTGATCATGGGCCAGAGTAATATGGCAGCTGGTGCTACCATTGGTTCCAATCATAATTCCCGGGGAGCAGATGGTGAGATCATTGCAGGCAGAGGATTCTGGCCGGGTCTCTCAGTGACCCTGAAACATAATTCCAAATTTGCCAGCTTCACCCTCATCTCTAAAGGTAACTACCTGCATGAATTACAGGTACCTTATCCTTTCAGTCTTGTTGTGAACGATGAACATGAGAACAGCCTGAAAGTAATGCCGGGATATTGGCTCATGCATAATATGTATGCACTGGCCCGCAACTCCTGGAAATATATAGACCGGGACAAACGCACAGATAAAACACAGGTGCTGGAATTTGATTACCTGGCACCGGATTCCGTGGAAGAATTATTCACTACACTGGAACTGTTGGAACTGGCTGTAGGAAAGGCTCACCATGGCAATAAAAAAGTAAGTGAGAAAGTGCTGCGGCAGGATGGCCGGCAGTTACTGCTGAAAGAAAACGAATCCGTTAAGCGGATGACGATCTATGCAGAGGGTATCGAAAATTCTTCCCGTAAAGTACAACTGCTGAAGGTACACAGGTCCTACCCGCTTTTCCGGGAGCTAATCGTATTATACGCTATGCGCAACCTGCTGAAGAATACAGCGACGCTTACTTCTTTCAATGCTTTGCAGGCCCTTTGCAGGAACAGCAAACGCACAGCATGGCATAATGCCGGCGGGCAGCTGATTAAAGCAGAGGACCTGGAGGATATCAAAATGCGGATCCGGAAAGGTAAGATCAGCAGCTGGCATCAGTTGCATGATGTATACCGGCAGCTGGGGGCCCGTTATGAACAGGATAAACTGCAACATGCCCTGGCCAGCCTGTTTGAGTTGTTACAGCTCACACCCAAAGAATTCACGGCCGCTCAGCTAAGGAAATGCCTGGAGCAATCCGTGCATACGTTCGGGGCTTTAACGGAAGGGATCTATCGCAGCCGGGAAAAAGACTATGTCAATCCTTTCCGCCAGATGACCTACGAGAACCAGGAAGAAATGGAAGCAGTAGTAGGCAAACTGGATGAGAACAGTTTTATTCAGCAAACGATCACGGATCTGAAAGCCTATAAGAAACAGGTTAAAGACCTGATCAAAAAATGGGAACTCTGATGGAAAAGAACCGTTGCAGCTGGAGCCTCAAAGACCAGTTATACAAAGACTATCACGACAATGAATGGGGTGTGCCCAATCATGATGATACGCATTTATTTGAGATGCTCAATCTTGAAGGTGCACAGGCGGGGCTAAGCTGGTATACGGTACTTACTAAAAGAGAGAACTACCGTGCTGCTTTTGATCAGTGGGATGCAGCTAAAATAGCTCGTTATACGGAGAAGAAGATCTCTTCTTTACTGGAGAACCCAGGGATCATCCGAAACCAGCTAAAGATCCGTGCCACGGTTGGTAATGCAAAAGCTTTCCTTGCCGTGCAGAAGGAATTCGGGAGTTTTGATAAATACATCTGGCAGTTTGTGGGGGGCAAGCCTATCCTTCATAAGTTTAAATCTTTATCGCAGGTACCTGCTAAAACTGCGGAGTCTGATGCTATGAGTAAGGACCTGTTGAAGCGGGGTTTTAAGTTTGTTGGGTCTACGATCTGTTATGCTTATATGCAGGCTACGGGGATGGTGAATGATCATGTGCAGGGGTGTTGGAAGTATCATAAATAACTGCTCAAATACGTGCAATTTGTATCTGATCTTTGCTTAATCATTGTGTAATCCTAGCTTCATCCTAGCTTCATCCTTGTGCAGTATTGTGTGCTGGCAAGGGTTTGAGGGAGTTTGAAGCATGGATAAAGCAAGGTTAAAGCTTGGATGAAGCAAGGATGAAGGGATGATTTTCTTATATTTAGAATTCAAAACCCACGGACCCATGATCGGAAACACCCTTACTGCAATAAAGACCCTGCTTGCAAATGAATACCCGGAACTGAATGCATCTCTGAACCCTCCCGCTACGGAGGCAGATATCAGCCGGCTTGAAACCACAACCGGTCTTACCTTACCCGATGAGTTAAAACAGTTGTACCGCCTGCACAATGGAGAGTCCGGCGATGCAGGCCTGTTTTTCGGATTGCCTTTCATCAGCATTGAGGAGGCGCTGGCGGAATGGAAGGTCTGGGAAAGTCTCGCCGACTCCACAGCAACGCTTGATAGCAGCATCATCTCCGTTCCTTCCAATCATATTAAGGAGCAATATGTCAACACCCGTTACCTTCCCATTAGTAAAGATTACGGAGGAAATAACATCGGGATAGACCTTGATCCCGGCCCGGATGGTATAAGCGGGCAGGTGATCAATTTTGGAAGGGATGAAGATACGCGGTATGTGATTGCACCCAGCCTTGGCGGGTTCATGGAATTCATCCTGCACCATGTTAAAAACAACAATTTTACATTTGAAACAAACGGAGATGAAGAACCTCGTAGCTTCCTGATGAAGGAACCTGCCAATAGCCATTTCCTTGATACCTTAAAGAGCCTTCAACTTCCTTTCGGCAGTAAATCGCCTGCTGCAAGTGCGAATGAAGAAGATTATGATACATGGTTCTCTTCACTTGATGCTACCTGGCAGGGCGTTATTGGTACTGGTAAAAGCTTCGCTGCATTGGCCGGTATAAAAAACCTTAACCTGATCAGGAAGAACATCGTGGATCTGCAGCCGCTGGTGCGTTTCACAGGCTTGCGGGAATTATTGCTTAGTGCCAACCCGCTGGAGGATATTTCACCACTTGCCGGATTGTTGTCTTTGAATACACTTTATATCAGCAAAACTAATGTGCGAGATATTTCACCGCTTGCTCCGCTCAAAGAACTTAAAAAGCTGTCGATCTCCGATACTCCTGTTGCTTCGCTGGAAGTACTGCAGCAACTACCAAAACTCAAATCACTGAATATAGAAAAAACAGAAGTCTCAGATCTGGCGCAGGTTATTGCGCTCCGCCAGCTGACCGAACTGGATCTCAAAGGGAAACAATTCCCTTCATTCGCGGGACTGAGCCAGCTGAAACACCTGGTGAAGCTGAACCTCAGTGATACCAATGTAACGGATACTACTTTTCTCAGTAGCCTGGCAAAATTGTCTGACCTGGAATTATGCGGAACGCCGGTAACAGACTTCTCTTTCCTATTGCAAATGAATAAACTGGCTTACCTCACGTTGAGCATACAGGACTTCAAACAGATCGTGGACAGGTTACGCCCCGGTATAGGGATTACCATCTGCGGGGAAGTGACAGAAGAAGAACAGGCTATGTTACTGGACTATGCCAGAAGGAAATAATTCCCACATATGCGTATTGCTGTTTCCGGAACACATTATACTGGCAAAACAACACTGATTGAAGATCTGATCAGGGAATTGCCCAATTATGAAATAATAGAAGAACCATATTACCAGCTGGAAGAAAGAGGATACCAGTTTGCATATCCTCCTTCACTGGAGGATTTTGAGCGCCAGTTCCTATTTTCTCTCCAATCAATTAAAGGCAGTGGTGAAAATGTATTTCTTGATCGAAGCCCACTGGACTTCATCGCTTATGCTTTAAGCATAGAGAAAGCTTTTTCTTTCGATCTGAATTCCTGGCTAAACCAGGCCATGAATGCGCTGGCAAAACTGGAATTAATCCTATTCGTTCCCATTGACAATTCTATCTCAGTACCTAAATCAGAGAATAACCAATTGAGGTTCGATGTGGATGAAAGGTTAAGAGAAATGCTGATTGATGATTGCTTTAGTCTTGATTTGAATGTCATGGAAGTTACAGGTACCCGTCAAGAGCGGGTAAAAACAGTTTTAAGATATTTATTATGACATTGAATATCCCACAACTTGTTCTGCAGTTTATCGAAACCAAAACAGTGACCAGCGTCATGTTATTGCCCTTTCATTATCCAAAAAAGAATGAATGGGCAACATTTCAAAGCGGTTTCAGGTATCACAGTATTTCAGGGGAAGACCTGACTTCAACCAAGGAAGGGAAATGGCAGCCGGGCTGGCAGGTTTTAGCCCTGAACGAAATGGATGATCCCTTTTTTATTGACTTAAATGAAGAGGCTTTAGGCTTTCCGGTTTATTATGCGCCGCATGGAGCAGGGCGATGGGATGTTATTGCTCTTGGTTTCAACATTGTTGCCTTCGGCAACTTTTTGGAACAAATGAAAAAGGCTGGTAGAGATAAAGCAGCCTGCCTTCAACTGGTGGAGCAGAGTTATCCCTTCTGGCAGGAACTTCGCGAGACTATACAGGAATGGGAGGATGAGGAAGCGGAAGGTACAACCATAGACCCTGCATTGCTGAGGTACGGAAAACTGGAGATTACAGACCCTGGCACCAACAAAGTAAAAGTGGCCAAATACCTCATGAAGGTCTGGAATATTAGTCCGCAGGAAGCATTAGCCAGGCTGACTCAACAGGATGTTCTGGTAGCAACTGGCTTTATACTCCACCTGCAAAAATATACTGATGACTTGCAGGAGCTTGGGGTAACAGTTGCCTGGACTGATCTGCCGATGTAATTGCCCATGTTATTTCCTCAGAATAATATGCGTTGCATTTTCTCCGTTTATTTTTTCGACTTGATTAAAACCCAGGGCGGGTAGATCAATGCCGGAAAACAAGTTCTCTCCTGCGCCAAGAAAAATGGGTGAGAATGTCAATTGTATTTCGTCAATATAACCTGCCTTTAAGAATTGATGAATTGTGGACACACCACCTCCGATACGGATATCTTTTCCGTTTGCAACCTTTTTAGCTTCGGCAAGCGCAGCTTCAATACCTCCTGTGACAAAGTGAAAGGTTGTTCCTCCTTTCATCGTAACAGATTCCCTTGCATGATGGGTTAAAACAAATACGGGAACATGATAGGGAGGTTGTTCGCCCCACCAGCCTTTCCATTCATTATCCGGCCAGGGCCCGCGAACCGGTCCGAACATATTACGCCCCATGATCCAGGCGCCTATATTCTCCATTGATCTCTTAACAATGTCGTTATCCACTCCATCACTGGTTGTTTTGTCAAACATCCATGCATGAAGTTCTTCACCTCTTATGCCAAGTGGATCTTTTAAGCTTTGATGTGATCCTGCTCCAAACCCATCCAGGGAAATGGAGAATGCTGCTACTTTGATCTTACTCATAACTGATAGTAATTTAAATTAAATTTCTTTGCTGAACGGCCGGCGATCGCTAAATACCAGGATCACTGAAATAACCCCGATAATAAAATAACTTATCGCAAGCGGGAAAATGCCTTTCACCATTAAGTAACTTATCACAGACCCCAGCGAAGCCCCGATGAAAAAGAAAGCAGTTCCATAAACAGATGATGCCATACCAGCCATTTCTCCCATTGGCTCTAAGCCCAAAGCACTGCTATTAGGTTCTATGGCTAAATTGAGGGCCATCAAAAGCGTGATAGCAATAAAGAAAACCGGCATTGTTGGCGGATCACCCAAAACAGCGGTCAAAAGCAGCAGTATACCTGCTATGATAGTGTATAGTACAACCAGCCATTTTATCGTACGCCTTGCCCCATACCGGGAAGAAAGGCGGGAATTCAGCAGTGTGAAAAGTGCCATTACCAATCCCATGCTTCCAAAAATCCAGGCAAATAATTCCGGCTTGCCGTAGATCTCTCCCACAATGTGTTCAGAGCTGGAAACATATGCGCTCAATGCCATGAAAAGTAATGTACTAACGCCAGCATACCTCAGAAAAACGGGATTACTGATAACTGTCCGGATGGATCTGCGGATGCTCTTCCAGTTAAGTGCAACGCGTTGCCCGGGAAGAAGGGATTCCTCCAGCCTGAGTGACCAGAGAAAGATAATAACTGCAAAAATGGGAGGTGTGAGGAATACCATTTTCCAGGATGAAACATTCAGAATGGCGATCCCCAGAAAAGGCGCCACTACAGGCGTAAAAAGGAATATAGTAAAGATCAGCGACATAATGCGGGCCATCTCATCTCCAACGAAGCGATCACGAACACCGGCAATAGTGATCATAAATACGGCCGATGCTCCCATACCTGCTAAAAAGCGTGCCGCACACATAAGCTGCAGGCTTGGTGCAAAAGCCGCAGCTATCCCACCAATGATGTATAAGGGGAAGCCTACACGTAAGATCGGTAATCGTCCAAAGCGGTCCGAAAGCACACCAAATATGATCTGTGCCACCTGCCCCATAAAGAAGAAGCCGATCACCTGCGCAGCTGCGGTAGATGCAGGTTCGAGGCCAAAGTGCTTTCGAAGTTCGCCTAATACAGGAAGCATGATGTCAATCCCTAAAGCTGTGAGCATCATGGTGCAGGCAGACAGGGCAATGAACTCAGCGGCTTTCATTTTCATGTGTGGTTTCATATGCCCTATAAAGTTATTACCTGAAAGCTATTTAAACAGGGGGGTAATTAGACATTAAAGTGGGCGATCCGGCCAAAAATGAAGGTATTAAAGCCCTATTCAAGTTCAAGGAATTTATGCTAAATTGACAAGATGCAATCAAATGACAAACAAATAGCACAGTTGAAAATCTGACGAATATTAGAACATAAAAACTATGATAACTCTTCAGGAAATGAACTTAAATATCAGGTATGATGTCCCGGATGAAATTTGGGATAAGATACCTCTGATCTATGAGCAATTGAATGGTTGGTTAGGATTTGGCACCGGTGGTGAGCTTGGCGAAGAAGGCATCCCATATTGGTTTGGTTTTAACGAGGATGAAAAACACATTCTGGCCTCTGTAGAACCTTCAGGACTTCATTTTTCGGGACTTATGGATGCAGAAGAATGGGCAACCTGGGTTAAAGAGATTAAAGAGATTGCAACAAGAGAATTAGGGTTCAAAGTAGAAGAAGTTGACTTTTGACAAAATATAAAAAGATTTAGTTCACCGCCACATCCCACAACGGTATACTATTCACAAACTCCCTGGACACTACTTCCACTCTCACCCGAGTCAGTCCCCAGTGAATAAAACCCAACTTCTTCGCTGCTGCCTGCGTAAGATCAACCACCCTGCGGTTAGCTGCATGCAAACGGTCCGTTACTTTCACAACCACCCAACGGTTATTCCTGATATTTGTAACCTTTATAAATGTTCCCAGTGGTAATGTATTATGTGCGGCGGTCATCGCAGTGTTATCAAAGATCTCACCGCTCGCAGTCTTTCTGCCATGGAATTTCTGTGCGTAATAACTCGCTATTCCGGTATTGGGTGAAGATTTAGCCTTCAATTGTGCTACAGCAGGCCCTGCTCCCATTAATATGACCCATAGTAATAATATAATATTTTTCATGACACCCCCTTTTGGCAAATTTCCTGCCAGATAATGTTAAAATGAACGAACGAATTGATTATCAATTAGTCAGTAATCACTATCTCACTCAGGGCCTTACTGCTGATAAAGCCGGGATCTGTTAATGTATTAAGGAAAAAGTACAATTCACGCTTTTCACTCTCTGTAAGCGGCAGGCCATTCCGCAGGAGCGGATCAATGGTAGGGGTTTGAATTACACCTTCCGAATAGTGGTCGAACACATTGAAAATATCATAAAAACGGCCATCGTGCATGTAAGGAGGGCTCTTGATGATATTTCGCAAAGAGGGCACTTTGAATTTCAGATAGTCGTTGGTGTTATTGGTGATGCGCATGCGGCCGGCATCATGTAAGGAAGCATTGATGGGCAGGCCGTTATTCCTGTAAGAACCATCTGTGAATAATGGTTCTTTATGGCAGGAAGCACATTTGTTCTGGAAGATCTTGTACCCGTTTTCCTCTTCCGTTGTGAACTTCGCACCGGGGGCATTCCGCATTACGCTGTCGTATTTTGAATCGAAGGAATTCATGGTGGCCATGAATTGCGCTAAAGCTTTAAAGACTTTCTGGCTGTTAATTTCTCCTGCACCAAAGGCTCCATTGAACAGGCTTCTGTATTTCGCATCTCCATTCAGTTTTGCTATCAGCCTGGCAAGGTCCTCTCCCATTTCATTGGGATCGGTGATGGGCGTGAGTGGTTGTATTTCCAGGTGATTGACGCCACCATCCCACATAAATTCTCTCTGCCAGATCAGGTTAAAGAGACCAGGCACAGATCGGAAGCCGGTGTTATTATCAATACCATGACTTAAAGGATGATCAAAGTGCGCAAAGGCAGCAAACTGCTGATGGCAAAAACCACAGGAGATGGTACTGTCACGGGATAAACGGGGATCGTAGAATAACCTTCTTCCCAATGCCACCCCCTGTACAGTGAGCGGGTTTTGTGACATATCATATACCGGCTGCGGGAAGTTGGAAGGTAAGTTGAGGGTATACGGCTGCGGGCCCGGTTTTACATCCGTTCCACGTCTGCAGCTCCATATGAGCAGGAACAGACAGGCTGTATATATCAGGTATCTTGTCACAGGTCAGTTACATCTGTAATGCGGAACATGTTACGATAATTTGTGGCTACTTTCAAGGCATCTTCTCCCGGTACGTGGATGGTGGAAGTTGTCTGAAAACGGATCAGGTTTGGTTGATTGAACCAGGTATAAGCGTCTGCATTAATCGTAATCTGCGGTTTGCGTATTTCAGAAACGGATAAACTGATCGGGCTGACCAGCTGGATCGTTTGCAGTGCATTGTAACGCCCGCTGAATCCGCCAATATGAAAGGTCAGTGCATTGCTGGCTGCTGTAGATGCAGGAGAAGTTCCTTCCAGTTTAGCCATAATATAACCGCTGTTCCAACTCCAGAACATCCCGTTTACAGGATCCAGTGCATCTGTTTGTGCGCCGCTTACATTCCGTGTGCTGTCTACCCCCAGCATAAAGGAAATAGCCCTGTATTCTCCTCCGGGAGCAGGGATACTGATCACTTTGGAGGCAGAGTCTGTTTCGTTGACGAGATAATAAGCAGCGGGTAATTTCAATTCGCTGTTATCAAGTTTAATGAGCGTGATATTGCTGATGTAATATTTGAAGGTGGAAATGGTGAAGGTTTCACCGGCGGCATTGGTATAATTAGAAGTGTTCAGTTTGAGTGGTGCGCCGTTCACTACATTTTTGAAGGTGATCTGCAGGGTGCCTTTTTGATCCTGAACATCCTTTTTACAGGCCATGCATAAAACTAACAATGCGGTCAGGAGGCGGTGCAGCTTCATATAAGTGGTTTCTTATGCTGAAGTTACATAAAAAAACGCTGTAAAACCTAAGTGGCCTTACAGCGTTTTTAATATGTAACTAATTACTATTTAGTCTTGTATCCTTTCCATCCATAGAGTAACACTACCACAAAACAGAGCAGCGGCACGATAAAGGAAATTGCCGTTGACTGGGATTCTGCAATAGCACCCATCACATAAGGCACCAAAGCACCACCTACGATAGACATAATGATGAAAGAAGAACCTTCTTTTGTATGTTCACCAAGGTCTTTCACACCTAATGCAAAGATGGTAGGGAACATGATAGACATAAAGAAGAAGATACCGATCAATGCATATACAGATATAGCACCTTTACCCATGATCACTACAGCACAAAGTGCAATATTGATCAGTGCGTACCAGGTAAGCAATACATTCGGTGCAATCTTACGCATCAGTGCTGTACCCACAAAACGGCCTATAGTGAATAATGCCAGTGATACTGCCAGTAAGTAAGATGCTTTTTCACTTGTTGCGCCTTCCCAGTATTCTGTTACATAATTAATGAAGAGCGCGCCTACGCCTACCTGTGCTGCTACGTAAAAGAACTGTGCAGTTATACCCAATGTAAAGTGACGGTGTGCGAACAATTTCTTACCTGTTCCTGCAGCTTTTCCCGTTTCACCTTCAGCAGAAGCGATCTCAGGCAGTCTTGTACGATAGAAGAGGAAAGCGATCAGCAGTACCACTACAGCCATTACAATGTATACGAGCTGTACGGAAGAAAGATCTGATCCAGCGCCAGCTTCTTTTTCACCGCCAAAGAATAATGCACCGCCAATGATAGGGCCCAGGAATGATCCCAGTCCATTAAAGCACTGTGATAAATTCAGGCGTTGTTCAGAAGTGGCTCTATCTCCTAACACCGTTACATAAGGGTTAGCAGCAGTTTCCAGGAATGTTAAACCGGAAGCCAGCACAAATAATGCACCCAGGAAGAAATTGAAATTCGCATAGTGTGCCGCAGGATAGAACAATGCCGCGCCTGCTGCATACAACAATAAACCCAGGATGATCCCTGATTTATAACTAAAGCGTTTCATGAGCAGGCCTGCGGGTAAGGCCATCAGGAAGTAAGCCCCGAAATAGGCTGCCTGCAGGAGCGTGGAACGTGCTTTATTGATGGATAATGCTTCCTGGAAATGTTTATTGAGTACATCCAGTAAGCCGTAAGCCAGGCCCCACATAAAGAAAAGGCTCGTCACCAGGATAAAAGGAAAGAGAAACTTCTGACCAGTTGTAGTGCCCGTGGATGTATAATTGGTTGTGCTAGCTGCGCCGCCTGCCATATGCAATTGCGTTTAAGGTGAAATGATTATAAGTGGAATTTGTGTGCAAGCGTTTTAACTGACAGAACGGTCCAGGTGCGTATACCCTCCATCCACATAAATGATCTGTCCGGTAGTGTGGGATGATAATCCTGACAAAAGGAATACCGTCATACCGGCAATCTCTTCTGAAGTGGTCATCCTTTTTTCCAATGGAATTTTAGAAACGATGGATTGCAATTTCTCTTCCGGATTTGGTAATGATTTGATCCAGGTTTCATACAGCGGTGTCCATACTTCTGCAGGGATCACGGTGTTCACGCGTACGGAAAATGGCAGCAGTTCTACCGCCCATTCTCTTGTAAGTGCATTGATAGCTCCTTTAGATGCAGCGTAACCTGAAGTATTCCCTTGCCCTGTTGTAGCCACTTTAGAACCAATGTTCACAATATTACCTTTTGTTGCTTTCAGGTAAGGCAATGCGTAATGCGCGAGATTGTAGTAGTGCGATAGATTGTTCTGTAAGGATTGCATGAACTTCTCGGGGTTACCGCTTTCCAGTCCTACCCCGTCGTTTGCACCTGCGTTATTGATCAATCCGTCTATACGGCCAAATTCTTTGATGGTTTGATCTATTACTTTTTTGCAATCGTCTACTTTACCTAATTCAGCAGTAATGCCAAAAGCTTTACCACCACCTTTGCGTAGTTCTGCTACTGTTTTTTCATTATCCGCTTCCTTGCGGCCTGCAATCACGGCAATGCCGCCCTCTGCTACAATGAGCCGTGCTATTGCTTCTCCAATACCCTTAGCACCACCTGTAACAATCACTACTTTATCCTGTAATCCGAGATCCATTTGTGAAATTTAAGCTAGTTTATAAAATTCAATGGCATTACCGCCCATGATCTGTGCCTGTTCAGCAGCAGATAAACGGCTGATGTAATCCGTCACAATATCCTTTACCTGTGCATAATCTGCTGCCAGTAAACATACCGGCCAATCTGATCCAAACATCAAACGCTGTGGGCCGAATGCTTCCAGTGCCACATCGAGGAAAGGTGTAAAATCTTCTTTCTTCCAGTGCTGCAGATCCGCTTCCGTTACCATACCGCTTAGTTTGCAGTAAACGTGTTGTTGCTTTCCGAGGGTACGGATATGTTGTTCCCATCCTTTCAGTTCACCTGTTTCGAAATCCGGTTTAGCGAGATGGTCCAGTACCATTGGCTGGTTCGGGAACTTCTTCACAAATTCCACAGCAGCGGGTAGCTGATGCGGATAAATGAGGATATCATACGTTAAGCCAAATTCAGCCAGTGCTGCAATGCCACGGCCGAAATCTTCCCTTAACAGGAAATTACGGTCAGGCTCTCCCTGCACAATGTGCCGGATACCTTTGAGCAGCGGGAACTGTGCATAATGTGCCAGGCGTTCCTGTACATTGGCTGCTTTCAGATCTACCCAGCCTACCACTCCTTTAACGAAAGGGTTTTCTGTGGCAAGCTGTAACAGGAAGTCTGTTTCTGCTTCGCTTTGATCAGCCTGTACGGCTACACAACCTGTTATACCATTTGCCTGTAATACGGGTGCGAGATCAGCGGGTAAAAAATCCTTGCGGATTACGCCCATGTCCTCCGTGATCCATGCGTCACGGATGGGGTCAAAATTCCAGAAATGCTGATGCGCATCTATCATAACGTAAAGATCTTATCCATCAATACCCATTTTTCTCCGGGCTTTGCTACGGGGATGGCTTGCTGATATTTCCACATCAGTTCCTCCCACTCCTGTACTTTAGGATTGGCAGCATCCATGGCGCCTTTCCTTTCAAAAGAAAAAGTATTGTCTACTTCCATGATCATGAACATACGGTTACCGGCCCTGTAGATCTCCAGGGTAGTGATGCCGCTGCTGGTGATACTTTCCAGGATCTCCGGCCATACAGCACGGTGGTATGTTTCATATTCCGCGATCAGTTGCGGATCATCTCTCAGGTCAAGCGCCAGGCAATATCTTCTTATTGTTTCCATGCAACTGCTGTTTGTGAGGAAGTACCCAATCCATCAATACCTAATTCTACCACATCTCCTGCTTTCAGATATACCGGGGGATTGAATCCAAGACCCACACCTGCAGGTGTTCCGGTAGAGATCACATCACCCGGGAGCAGGGTCATGAACTGGCTCAGGTAAGAAATAACGAAAGGTATTTTGAA
This DNA window, taken from Chitinophaga niabensis, encodes the following:
- a CDS encoding SDR family oxidoreductase, which encodes MDLGLQDKVVIVTGGAKGIGEAIARLIVAEGGIAVIAGRKEADNEKTVAELRKGGGKAFGITAELGKVDDCKKVIDQTIKEFGRIDGLINNAGANDGVGLESGNPEKFMQSLQNNLSHYYNLAHYALPYLKATKGNIVNIGSKVATTGQGNTSGYAASKGAINALTREWAVELLPFSVRVNTVIPAEVWTPLYETWIKSLPNPEEKLQSIVSKIPLEKRMTTSEEIAGMTVFLLSGLSSHTTGQIIYVDGGYTHLDRSVS
- the fucP gene encoding L-fucose:H+ symporter permease gives rise to the protein MAGGAASTTNYTSTGTTTGQKFLFPFILVTSLFFMWGLAYGLLDVLNKHFQEALSINKARSTLLQAAYFGAYFLMALPAGLLMKRFSYKSGIILGLLLYAAGAALFYPAAHYANFNFFLGALFVLASGLTFLETAANPYVTVLGDRATSEQRLNLSQCFNGLGSFLGPIIGGALFFGGEKEAGAGSDLSSVQLVYIVMAVVVLLIAFLFYRTRLPEIASAEGETGKAAGTGKKLFAHRHFTLGITAQFFYVAAQVGVGALFINYVTEYWEGATSEKASYLLAVSLALFTIGRFVGTALMRKIAPNVLLTWYALINIALCAVVIMGKGAISVYALIGIFFFMSIMFPTIFALGVKDLGEHTKEGSSFIIMSIVGGALVPYVMGAIAESQSTAISFIVPLLCFVVVLLYGWKGYKTK
- a CDS encoding L-rhamnose mutarotase, translating into METIRRYCLALDLRDDPQLIAEYETYHRAVWPEILESITSSGITTLEIYRAGNRMFMIMEVDNTFSFERKGAMDAANPKVQEWEELMWKYQQAIPVAKPGEKWVLMDKIFTL
- a CDS encoding amidohydrolase family protein, with amino-acid sequence MIDAHQHFWNFDPIRDAWITEDMGVIRKDFLPADLAPVLQANGITGCVAVQADQSEAETDFLLQLATENPFVKGVVGWVDLKAANVQERLAHYAQFPLLKGIRHIVQGEPDRNFLLREDFGRGIAALAEFGLTYDILIYPHQLPAAVEFVKKFPNQPMVLDHLAKPDFETGELKGWEQHIRTLGKQQHVYCKLSGMVTEADLQHWKKEDFTPFLDVALEAFGPQRLMFGSDWPVCLLAADYAQVKDIVTDYISRLSAAEQAQIMGGNAIEFYKLA
- a CDS encoding cytochrome-c peroxidase is translated as MTRYLIYTACLFLLIWSCRRGTDVKPGPQPYTLNLPSNFPQPVYDMSQNPLTVQGVALGRRLFYDPRLSRDSTISCGFCHQQFAAFAHFDHPLSHGIDNNTGFRSVPGLFNLIWQREFMWDGGVNHLEIQPLTPITDPNEMGEDLARLIAKLNGDAKYRSLFNGAFGAGEINSQKVFKALAQFMATMNSFDSKYDSVMRNAPGAKFTTEEENGYKIFQNKCASCHKEPLFTDGSYRNNGLPINASLHDAGRMRITNNTNDYLKFKVPSLRNIIKSPPYMHDGRFYDIFNVFDHYSEGVIQTPTIDPLLRNGLPLTESEKRELYFFLNTLTDPGFISSKALSEIVITD
- a CDS encoding septal ring lytic transglycosylase RlpA family protein, translated to MKNIILLLWVILMGAGPAVAQLKAKSSPNTGIASYYAQKFHGRKTASGEIFDNTAMTAAHNTLPLGTFIKVTNIRNNRWVVVKVTDRLHAANRRVVDLTQAAAKKLGFIHWGLTRVRVEVVSREFVNSIPLWDVAVN
- a CDS encoding MbnP family protein, whose translation is MKLHRLLTALLVLCMACKKDVQDQKGTLQITFKNVVNGAPLKLNTSNYTNAAGETFTISTFKYYISNITLIKLDNSELKLPAAYYLVNETDSASKVISIPAPGGEYRAISFMLGVDSTRNVSGAQTDALDPVNGMFWSWNSGYIMAKLEGTSPASTAASNALTFHIGGFSGRYNALQTIQLVSPISLSVSEIRKPQITINADAYTWFNQPNLIRFQTTSTIHVPGEDALKVATNYRNMFRITDVTDL